CAAAGTTTTCCAATATCTATGATGCATGTTTGCTAGCTAGCTGATAAGTTCAATGTTGCCTTTGACAGTGGTCTTTTTTAATACACCAACTACAACATATCTACCCCAAATGGATCAAATGAAACAACTGCTACCATCAAGATGTCACAATCATGAACAAGGTAATTTATCTGAACATGGTTGGATTATAGTTGAAATAGAATTTTAAGATTGTAAGGGCCTGCAATGCTTGAGTTGCCGCTCCACATGAACTGGGAAATAACTTGATGAGCCCTTTCAGAGGGATGAACTGAGTCAAAGAACACATACTCGCTAGGATTCACACACAAGTTGTAATCTTTCAATGTTCCTTTCCCTCCACAGCTGAAATATCCATTGTAAGGCCCGCTGCCACAGCATGCCACATCGCCTTCTTTAAAACCTTTACAACAACCACAATCACAATCAAATCAGATTAACTTTTCTCTTTATCACTATAAATTTGTTCAAACCATACCTACCATATTTTGAAGGGTTGCTTATAAGGTCTAATGATAAATCAAAGAAATCCAcgtatgaatatttaaattctGTAAGTTGTTTCTTTAACTTGTCAAGCTCCACTGAAAGAACCTTATTATGCAGTTGGGCTAGTGCTGAAGCTTCTTCCACGCAGCCTTTAGATTCATTCATAAGAGCCTTAACGAATGGAACACAACCCATAGCTGGCTGATTGAGAACCCCAAATTTCCTCCCTCCTGCCTTGTGTATCCCCTGATCATGTTCTTCATGTTAGATATATATTCATTACAGCTAGTTCTACTCTTATGCTTCATCAACGCACCTTTATCACTGTTGAAAGATTACCGACTACCATATTTACATATTTCTCTGGAGTAATGACACTATATTTTTGTGTGAGGTAGATTTCATAATCATTGCTTCCGATGTTAATCAAGAAGACAGCTTTGGCCAGCAGGGTTGT
This Vigna angularis cultivar LongXiaoDou No.4 chromosome 4, ASM1680809v1, whole genome shotgun sequence DNA region includes the following protein-coding sequences:
- the LOC108322234 gene encoding GDSL esterase/lipase 5; the encoded protein is MATSKSSFLFLVFLVSNGITLSLSVTCQPKEAALFVFGDSIFDAGNNNYINTTADNYANFFPYGETFFNYPTGRFSDGRIIPDFVAEYAKLPLIQPYLFPGNQRYVDGVNFASAGAGALVETHQGLVIDLKTQLSYFNRVSKVLRQEVGDAETTTLLAKAVFLINIGSNDYEIYLTQKYSVITPEKYVNMVVGNLSTVIKGIHKAGGRKFGVLNQPAMGCVPFVKALMNESKGCVEEASALAQLHNKVLSVELDKLKKQLTEFKYSYVDFFDLSLDLISNPSKYGFKEGDVACCGSGPYNGYFSCGGKGTLKDYNLCVNPSEYVFFDSVHPSERAHQVISQFMWSGNSSIAGPYNLKILFQL